The Chryseolinea soli genome contains a region encoding:
- a CDS encoding DUF72 domain-containing protein, with protein MDFGKVENEDISQVDFRLPPDAEGTGTILKRNKALGHTPQIFVGCAKWGRKDWVGKIYPLKTKEADFLNHYAKHFNCIELNATFYRMPTFSQTQGWAAKVGDDFKFCPKFTDQITHIKRLKDVKEKTDQFLEGVSGFGKKLGPLFLMPHPGMAPKTLDTMEAFIQSLPKDLDLFVELRHPQWFSEADANTAVFNMLERNHTGSIITDASGRRDCVHMHLSTPEAFIRFVGNGLHPTDYTRIDDWVQRIKAWMEQGIEKVYFFMHQHEELHSPELSKYLIQQLNKHCGTQIPEPVFVEDIAPVADLFGAAPSDKKTAVKKTASKKKS; from the coding sequence ATGGACTTTGGAAAAGTAGAGAACGAAGACATCAGCCAGGTGGACTTCCGCCTGCCTCCCGATGCGGAAGGCACCGGCACGATCCTAAAAAGAAATAAAGCGTTGGGTCATACGCCCCAGATCTTTGTGGGCTGCGCCAAGTGGGGCCGCAAAGATTGGGTGGGAAAGATCTATCCCCTCAAAACCAAGGAGGCAGATTTTCTGAATCACTATGCCAAACATTTCAATTGCATCGAGCTGAACGCCACCTTCTATCGCATGCCCACATTTTCCCAAACCCAAGGCTGGGCCGCCAAGGTGGGCGACGATTTCAAGTTCTGCCCCAAGTTCACCGACCAGATCACCCACATCAAAAGATTGAAAGATGTAAAGGAAAAAACCGACCAGTTCCTGGAGGGCGTCAGCGGTTTTGGAAAAAAACTCGGGCCACTCTTTCTCATGCCTCACCCCGGCATGGCTCCCAAAACACTGGACACGATGGAGGCCTTCATCCAGTCACTACCCAAAGATCTCGATCTTTTTGTCGAGCTGCGCCACCCGCAGTGGTTCAGCGAAGCCGACGCCAACACCGCCGTATTCAATATGCTGGAACGAAACCACACGGGCTCCATCATCACCGACGCGTCCGGAAGAAGAGATTGCGTGCACATGCATCTGTCCACCCCCGAAGCCTTCATCCGCTTCGTAGGTAACGGCCTCCATCCCACCGACTACACGCGCATCGACGACTGGGTGCAACGCATCAAGGCCTGGATGGAGCAAGGCATCGAAAAGGTCTATTTCTTTATGCACCAGCACGAAGAACTGCACTCGCCCGAACTTAGCAAATACCTGATCCAGCAACTCAACAAACACTGCGGCACACAAATCCCAGAACCCGTTTTTGTAGAAGACATCGCGCCGGTAGCGGACCTGTTTGGCGCCGCACCATCGGACAAGAAAACGGCAGTCAAAAAAACAGCATCAAAAAAGAAATCATAA
- a CDS encoding VCBS repeat-containing protein encodes MRKRLLRGSILFSLACVTLTQCKTPTNPNTLFQLKSSEDTGIEFVNTVAESDSFNIFTYEYIYNGGGVGVADFNNDGLQDVFFSGNQEPNRLYLNQGGFKFKDITENANVNGKKGRWNQGVAVVDINNDGWMDVYVCATANPDAEMRKNLLLVNQGAAKNGEPTFKEMAADYKIDYNGHSVMAAFFDYDRDGDLDLYVLVNEKINNTPTNYRPKITDGSSPNNDKLYRNEGNGTFTDVTLEAGILWEGFGLGLAITDVNKDGWPDIYVSNDYLSNDILYINQQNGKFANATADYIGHSSQFSMGNDAADINNDGLPEIITLDMLPETSARKKTTIGNKSYQNYLNNEKFKYEYQYVRNMLQLNNGADKHIKFSEVGELSGVYQTEWSWSPLFADFDNDGNKDLIITNGFPKDITDKDFANYRADVGNVASNRSLIDSIPIVRIPNYAFKNNGDLTFSDVTKTWGLDKPSFSNGAAFADFDNDGDLDYVVNSINDKAMLYENTLYAGKEKKSKMNFLRIKLKGTEKNPAGIGAKVTLRYGGGKMQYSEESVYRGFLSSVEETLHFGLDSTASVDSVVVEWPDGGSQLVRDVKTNQVLAIAYAPDKKEEAKTASPALAETLFQKSDKKLNILFKHPEEDFIDFNLQRTIPHKFSQAGPGLSVGDVNGDGREDFIVGGSTYFNAQVYLQKPDGTFAPTVKNEKNELKREEDEGLLLFDADNDHDLDLYIVSGSWEGQADVNSYQDRLYLNNGKGVFTQSKDALPEIKASGSCVRAADFDGDGDLDLFVGGRVVPSQYPTPPQSYLLRNDKGKFTDVTNEVCEALAFAGMITDALWTDFDKDGKEDLLVVGEFMAPTFFKNNGKTLTKIDASGAEQHKGWWNSIAAADFDNDGDTDYVVGNLGENNAFHVTNETPLKLFAKDFDGNGSVDPVLACYMRVSMDSEEKKLYPVHFWDELNSQSPKFRNKYSRYKQYSKATADQVLTADDLKDAMVLDANDMASSYLENKGNGTFAVHALPTLVQVAPVNGLVADDVNGDGNTDVIMVGNDYGNEVFIGRYDAFTGLVLLGDGKGGFHTLPSAKSGFYTHGDAKALVKLYGAKDTEVFLASQNRDSLAVFTRKPTVPMHVVAVEPNDRWAELTLEDGRKQRVEFYYGAGYLSQSSRKLSVSSKVKEVVIYDASGKSRKVSLRAI; translated from the coding sequence ATGAGAAAAAGACTTTTGCGAGGCTCGATCCTCTTCTCGCTCGCCTGTGTGACCCTGACACAATGCAAGACCCCAACCAACCCCAATACCCTTTTTCAGCTGAAATCTTCCGAGGATACCGGTATCGAATTTGTCAATACCGTAGCGGAGTCCGACAGTTTTAACATTTTTACGTACGAATACATCTACAACGGTGGGGGCGTGGGTGTCGCGGATTTTAATAACGATGGCCTGCAGGATGTTTTCTTTAGCGGAAACCAGGAGCCTAACCGGCTCTACCTAAACCAAGGCGGTTTTAAATTCAAGGACATTACGGAAAATGCCAATGTGAACGGTAAAAAGGGCCGGTGGAACCAGGGCGTGGCCGTCGTAGACATCAACAACGACGGGTGGATGGATGTCTATGTTTGCGCTACGGCAAATCCCGACGCGGAAATGCGAAAGAATCTGCTCCTGGTCAATCAGGGAGCCGCCAAAAACGGCGAGCCTACCTTCAAGGAAATGGCTGCCGATTACAAGATCGATTATAACGGTCACAGTGTGATGGCCGCCTTCTTCGACTATGATCGCGACGGCGACCTGGACCTTTACGTGCTGGTGAACGAGAAGATCAACAACACGCCCACCAACTACCGTCCAAAGATCACCGACGGCTCATCCCCCAACAACGACAAACTTTACCGGAATGAGGGCAACGGCACCTTCACCGACGTGACACTGGAGGCCGGTATTTTGTGGGAGGGATTTGGCCTGGGCCTGGCCATCACCGACGTGAACAAAGATGGATGGCCGGACATTTACGTGTCGAATGATTATTTGTCGAACGACATTCTTTACATCAATCAGCAAAACGGAAAATTCGCGAACGCTACTGCCGACTACATCGGCCACAGCAGCCAGTTTTCCATGGGCAACGATGCCGCCGATATCAACAACGACGGCTTGCCCGAGATCATCACGCTCGATATGTTGCCGGAGACCAGCGCCCGGAAAAAAACAACGATCGGCAACAAAAGCTATCAGAACTACCTGAACAACGAAAAGTTTAAATACGAATACCAATACGTGCGGAACATGCTGCAGCTGAACAACGGTGCCGACAAGCACATCAAGTTCAGCGAGGTGGGCGAGCTTTCGGGCGTTTACCAAACCGAGTGGAGCTGGTCGCCTTTGTTTGCCGATTTCGATAATGACGGTAATAAGGATCTTATCATTACAAACGGGTTTCCCAAAGACATTACTGACAAGGACTTTGCCAACTACCGTGCCGATGTGGGCAACGTCGCCAGCAACCGCAGCCTGATCGATTCCATTCCCATCGTCCGCATTCCCAACTATGCTTTTAAAAACAACGGTGATCTCACGTTTAGCGACGTCACCAAAACCTGGGGCCTCGACAAGCCTTCGTTCTCCAACGGCGCCGCGTTTGCGGATTTTGACAACGACGGCGACCTGGACTATGTCGTGAACAGCATCAACGACAAGGCGATGTTGTATGAAAATACCTTGTACGCAGGAAAGGAAAAGAAAAGCAAAATGAATTTCCTTCGCATCAAATTGAAGGGAACAGAAAAGAACCCCGCCGGCATCGGCGCAAAAGTGACGCTTCGCTATGGTGGTGGCAAAATGCAATACAGTGAAGAGTCAGTTTACCGCGGCTTCCTGTCGTCGGTGGAAGAGACGTTGCACTTTGGGCTCGACTCGACGGCTTCGGTGGATTCCGTGGTGGTGGAATGGCCCGACGGTGGCAGTCAACTCGTGCGCGATGTGAAAACCAACCAGGTGTTGGCCATCGCCTATGCGCCGGATAAAAAAGAAGAAGCGAAGACGGCATCACCCGCTTTGGCGGAAACGCTGTTCCAAAAGAGCGATAAGAAACTGAATATTTTGTTCAAACATCCGGAAGAAGATTTTATTGACTTCAACCTGCAACGCACCATCCCGCATAAATTTTCGCAAGCCGGTCCCGGTTTGTCCGTGGGCGATGTGAACGGCGATGGCCGGGAAGATTTTATTGTTGGCGGCTCCACCTACTTCAACGCGCAAGTATATCTTCAGAAACCCGACGGCACCTTTGCACCGACGGTGAAAAACGAAAAAAATGAACTGAAGCGCGAAGAAGATGAAGGCCTGTTGCTGTTTGACGCCGACAACGATCACGACCTGGATCTCTACATCGTGAGCGGCAGTTGGGAAGGTCAGGCCGATGTGAATTCCTATCAGGATCGACTGTACCTGAACAACGGGAAGGGCGTCTTCACCCAAAGCAAAGATGCGCTGCCCGAAATAAAAGCGAGCGGCTCCTGCGTGCGCGCCGCCGATTTTGATGGCGACGGCGATCTCGATCTTTTTGTCGGCGGCAGGGTCGTGCCCTCGCAATATCCGACACCACCCCAGAGCTACTTGCTGCGGAACGACAAAGGCAAGTTCACCGACGTGACCAACGAGGTATGCGAAGCCTTGGCATTTGCCGGCATGATCACCGATGCGTTGTGGACCGATTTCGACAAAGATGGAAAAGAAGACTTGCTGGTGGTGGGTGAATTTATGGCGCCGACCTTCTTCAAGAACAATGGAAAAACGCTGACGAAAATAGATGCTTCCGGTGCTGAACAACACAAGGGCTGGTGGAATAGCATCGCCGCCGCCGATTTCGACAACGATGGTGATACGGACTATGTCGTGGGCAACCTGGGAGAAAACAATGCCTTCCACGTGACCAACGAAACGCCACTGAAACTCTTTGCCAAAGACTTCGACGGCAACGGCAGTGTGGATCCCGTGTTGGCGTGCTACATGCGCGTGTCGATGGACAGCGAAGAGAAGAAGTTGTATCCCGTGCATTTCTGGGATGAGTTGAACTCGCAAAGCCCCAAGTTCAGAAACAAATACTCCCGCTATAAGCAATATAGCAAAGCCACCGCCGACCAGGTGCTTACGGCGGATGATCTGAAGGACGCCATGGTCCTGGATGCAAACGACATGGCCTCCAGCTATCTCGAAAACAAAGGCAACGGAACCTTCGCCGTGCACGCCCTGCCCACACTCGTGCAGGTGGCTCCCGTTAACGGCCTCGTAGCCGACGATGTGAACGGCGACGGCAACACCGACGTGATCATGGTGGGCAATGACTATGGCAACGAGGTGTTCATCGGTCGCTACGATGCCTTCACGGGTCTCGTCTTACTGGGCGATGGCAAAGGTGGATTTCATACGCTTCCCTCTGCAAAGAGCGGATTCTACACGCATGGTGATGCCAAGGCCCTGGTGAAACTCTATGGTGCAAAAGACACCGAGGTCTTCCTGGCCTCGCAAAACCGCGACAGCCTGGCGGTGTTCACGCGCAAGCCCACGGTGCCGATGCACGTGGTAGCCGTTGAGCCCAACGACCGTTGGGCTGAGTTGACCCTCGAAGATGGACGGAAACAACGCGTGGAATTTTATTATGGAGCAGGCTATCTGTCGCAATCTTCACGCAAGCTGTCGGTGTCATCCAAGGTAAAAGAGGTGGTGATCTACGATGCTTCGGGGAAATCTCGAAAGGTGTCGCTGCGCGCGATCTAG
- a CDS encoding RagB/SusD family nutrient uptake outer membrane protein has translation MKNTLKTRALGSVLLALLLLYACKDSFLEVPPTGSLNEDLLATPQGIEASLIAVYSQVNGRGNRMASPSNWVWGSIRGGENNKGTDPGDYSDINPIQRFEAQSTQGVISDKYNGLYEGVARANATMRILPKTDAKGSAAIEAQKVKVEAQVRFLRAHFYFELKRGFNNTPYVDESVDYQKGIELVGNDKDLWPMIEADMQFAIDNLPETWSEAGRVNSWAAKTYMAKILLYQHKFDAAKAIFDDVIANGKTTKGAKYALLPNFSDVFKASNDNSAESVWAYQSAANTGSVNNANPEFDLNWPYNTGPDGPGNCCSFFQPTIEMGNTFRTAAGLPLKNRAYDLPANELKTDMGLESKDPFTPDAGPVDPRLDHTIGRRYIQYLDWKPFPGKAWIRNQPNAGPYQTKKYVYYKTDKGTNQDNSSWTPGYTAINVNIIRFSDVLLMAAECEVEAAGGSLTKAMDYVNQVRTRAQNPADFVMGLFNAGATTDYLNPVMDYTKPAADYQIALYTAADFATAADARENIRMERKLELSGEGHRFFDLMRWSFGATPTYGIDDINAYLTYEAPKIPSGAFTGAKFTKDQDELLPIPQAQIDIQTPDILKQNPGGY, from the coding sequence ATGAAAAATACACTTAAAACAAGGGCACTAGGATCAGTTCTGTTAGCGCTGCTCTTGCTCTATGCTTGCAAGGATAGCTTCCTGGAAGTGCCGCCCACAGGCTCGCTGAACGAGGATTTGCTCGCAACCCCACAAGGGATCGAAGCTTCGCTTATAGCCGTTTATTCACAAGTCAACGGCCGGGGCAACCGGATGGCCAGCCCTTCCAACTGGGTATGGGGTAGTATCAGAGGTGGTGAAAACAACAAGGGTACAGACCCTGGCGACTATTCCGATATCAACCCTATCCAACGTTTTGAAGCTCAGTCAACGCAAGGTGTCATCAGCGACAAATACAACGGTTTGTATGAAGGTGTGGCCCGTGCCAACGCCACAATGCGGATCTTGCCCAAAACGGATGCAAAAGGTTCTGCAGCCATTGAAGCACAGAAAGTAAAAGTGGAGGCTCAGGTACGTTTCCTGAGAGCACACTTCTATTTCGAATTGAAGAGAGGCTTCAACAACACACCGTATGTTGATGAAAGCGTTGACTATCAAAAAGGTATCGAACTGGTAGGCAACGACAAGGACCTTTGGCCCATGATCGAAGCGGACATGCAATTTGCCATCGACAACCTGCCTGAAACCTGGTCGGAAGCTGGTCGCGTAAACTCTTGGGCTGCCAAAACCTACATGGCCAAGATTTTGTTATATCAACACAAGTTCGATGCTGCCAAAGCAATATTCGACGACGTGATTGCCAACGGTAAAACCACCAAAGGCGCCAAGTACGCATTGCTGCCCAATTTCAGCGACGTCTTCAAAGCGTCGAATGATAACAGTGCAGAGTCAGTTTGGGCATACCAATCGGCTGCCAACACTGGTAGCGTGAACAACGCCAACCCTGAATTCGACTTGAACTGGCCCTACAACACAGGTCCTGACGGTCCGGGTAACTGCTGCTCGTTCTTCCAACCTACAATCGAAATGGGTAACACGTTCCGTACCGCAGCTGGTCTGCCGTTGAAGAACCGCGCTTACGACCTCCCGGCCAACGAACTGAAAACCGATATGGGTCTCGAATCGAAGGATCCGTTTACGCCTGATGCTGGTCCTGTCGATCCGCGTCTCGATCACACCATCGGTCGCCGTTACATCCAGTACCTGGATTGGAAGCCTTTCCCAGGCAAAGCCTGGATCCGCAACCAGCCCAACGCCGGTCCTTATCAAACCAAGAAGTATGTATACTACAAGACCGATAAAGGCACCAACCAAGACAACAGTTCCTGGACCCCGGGCTACACCGCCATCAACGTGAACATCATCCGCTTTTCGGACGTGTTGCTGATGGCAGCCGAATGCGAAGTGGAAGCTGCTGGCGGCTCGCTGACCAAAGCGATGGACTACGTGAATCAGGTACGCACCCGTGCACAGAACCCTGCCGATTTCGTGATGGGTCTCTTCAACGCAGGAGCTACTACCGACTACCTAAATCCTGTGATGGACTACACCAAGCCCGCAGCAGACTACCAAATCGCGCTCTACACGGCCGCCGATTTCGCTACTGCAGCCGATGCACGTGAAAACATCCGCATGGAGCGTAAACTCGAATTGTCTGGTGAAGGTCACCGCTTCTTTGACCTCATGCGTTGGAGCTTCGGCGCCACGCCGACCTATGGCATCGACGACATCAACGCTTACCTGACTTATGAAGCACCGAAGATCCCTTCGGGCGCATTCACCGGTGCCAAGTTCACCAAAGATCAGGACGAGTTGCTGCCTATTCCGCAAGCTCAGATCGATATCCAAACACCGGATATCCTGAAGCAGAACCCTGGTGGATATTAA
- a CDS encoding SusC/RagA family TonB-linked outer membrane protein, with translation MIMKKLYKRVSLSLAVMLMLASVALAQERVVTGTVADESGNFMPGVNIILKGTAKGTVSDSEGKFSLSVPGNDAVLLITFVGYGTTEVQVGSQTSIEVNLQPDLTSLDEVVVTGYSFDKRRELTGSVSTVKTKDLTVTPTGNVEQLLQGRVAGVTVISNGQPGTTSQVRVRGFGGFGANQPLYIVDGVPTLDISFINPDDIETTTVLKDAGSASIYGARAAAGVIVYTTKKGKKGQKLAVTYDLMAGVSTPGKGQDMMNPTDFADWTWNAIRNTEDANARAGGVAPDYATAFAKFNHPQFGGGLTPVIPDYINVGGAAGVTGSVDLAAEKLKYNIDPRNGSIYQVVKANKQGTDWYKAITRTAPIVRQTIGVSGGGETHRFYIGLSQQDQQGILKNNSFKRYAARANSEFDVLPNLRLGENLQFTYLQRLGLSGGDGGRGISADENDILSAFRMPSIIPIYDEFGGYAGTAAKGFNNPRNPVASRDGQANNTAYQAMAFGNIYLEYDVIPGLTLRTSIGGNYYQNRAHNYSRWQYENSENNSAFGYSEGGSYRFGWTFTNTANYKKTFGDHGIDVLVGQEALNTGKGWDDNESGLNPFSWDPNFINTTNTNSRQAGSYYDNGANMSSYFGQVKYAFKEKYILTGVLRRDGSSVFGVNHRYGTFPAVSAAWRISAEPFMQSVSFISDLKIRGGYGTMGNSNPIVQYNKNNQYTLYGGNVGNSSYDISGSNSSATTGFYRTSIGNKDTKWETAVTTNIGIDGQLFGGKLDVIIDFWKKDTKDLLYQLPLPATVGYNATPPYVNVAKMQNKGIDIFLGNKGNITSGLSYEVNVNGSFLHNEITEIGGGQKYMTTVNPGFRGINPIRNQLGQSISAFFGYQVQGIFQSSEEVSTAATQSGADIGRFRYKDINNDGVINDADRTFLGSPVPKFTGGMNFTLRYKNFDLTAYLYTSLGNKIFNVSRWFTDFYPSFQGAAISNRVKDSWSPTNTGATIPIFESASNFSTNTQSSSFYVENGSYLRLQNVTLGYNLPTALLEKFKMTKLRFFVSANNLFTITGYNGLDPAVGGAADTNFGIDVGNYPVTRGYTGGLNLAF, from the coding sequence ATGATTATGAAAAAACTCTACAAGAGGGTGAGTTTGTCATTGGCAGTCATGCTAATGCTGGCCTCAGTCGCCCTGGCACAAGAAAGGGTTGTGACGGGAACTGTAGCCGATGAAAGCGGGAATTTTATGCCCGGCGTAAACATTATCCTGAAAGGGACTGCAAAAGGAACGGTTTCAGACTCCGAAGGAAAATTCAGTTTGTCTGTTCCCGGCAACGATGCCGTTCTGCTGATCACGTTTGTGGGCTACGGAACTACAGAAGTTCAGGTAGGCTCTCAAACAAGCATCGAAGTGAATCTTCAACCTGACCTCACTTCCCTGGATGAAGTTGTTGTAACAGGTTACTCCTTCGACAAACGCCGCGAATTGACCGGTTCGGTCTCTACGGTGAAGACGAAAGATTTGACGGTTACCCCTACTGGTAACGTTGAACAGCTGTTGCAAGGCCGCGTGGCCGGTGTGACGGTTATTTCCAACGGTCAACCGGGTACTACCAGCCAGGTGCGCGTTCGTGGTTTCGGCGGTTTTGGTGCTAACCAACCCCTCTACATTGTAGACGGTGTGCCGACCCTCGATATCTCTTTCATCAACCCTGATGACATTGAAACAACAACTGTACTGAAAGATGCCGGCTCCGCTTCTATCTACGGTGCTCGTGCTGCTGCCGGTGTGATTGTGTATACTACTAAGAAAGGTAAAAAAGGCCAAAAGCTGGCCGTTACCTATGACCTGATGGCCGGTGTTTCCACGCCCGGTAAAGGACAGGACATGATGAATCCGACGGATTTTGCCGATTGGACCTGGAATGCTATCCGAAATACTGAAGACGCGAACGCCCGGGCAGGTGGTGTTGCCCCTGATTATGCTACAGCATTTGCGAAATTTAATCACCCTCAGTTTGGCGGTGGCCTTACACCCGTCATTCCTGACTACATTAACGTAGGCGGTGCTGCTGGCGTAACCGGTTCGGTGGACTTGGCTGCAGAGAAATTGAAATACAACATTGACCCGCGCAACGGTTCTATCTACCAGGTGGTAAAAGCCAACAAGCAAGGCACCGACTGGTACAAGGCCATTACGCGCACGGCACCCATCGTTCGTCAAACCATCGGCGTAAGCGGTGGTGGCGAAACACACCGCTTCTACATTGGTTTGAGCCAACAAGACCAGCAAGGTATTTTGAAGAACAACAGCTTCAAACGTTATGCTGCTCGCGCGAACTCTGAATTCGACGTGCTGCCTAACCTGCGCCTTGGTGAAAACCTCCAGTTCACCTACCTGCAACGCCTCGGTCTTTCCGGTGGTGATGGCGGTAGAGGTATTTCCGCAGACGAAAACGATATCTTGTCTGCTTTCCGGATGCCTTCCATCATCCCCATCTATGACGAATTCGGCGGTTACGCCGGTACGGCTGCAAAAGGCTTCAACAACCCCAGAAACCCTGTAGCATCACGCGACGGACAAGCCAACAACACGGCGTATCAAGCGATGGCCTTTGGTAACATATACTTGGAATATGATGTGATCCCCGGCCTGACGCTGCGCACCAGCATCGGCGGTAACTACTACCAAAACCGCGCTCACAACTACAGCCGCTGGCAATATGAAAACTCCGAAAACAACTCGGCTTTCGGATACTCAGAAGGCGGTAGCTATCGGTTCGGTTGGACCTTTACCAACACAGCGAACTATAAGAAGACTTTCGGTGACCACGGGATCGATGTTCTCGTAGGCCAGGAAGCTTTGAACACCGGCAAAGGCTGGGATGACAACGAATCGGGCTTGAACCCCTTCTCATGGGATCCTAACTTCATCAACACCACCAACACCAATTCGCGTCAAGCAGGCAGTTACTATGACAACGGTGCAAACATGTCTTCTTATTTCGGACAAGTGAAGTATGCCTTCAAAGAGAAATATATTTTGACTGGTGTTTTGCGTCGTGACGGTTCATCGGTATTTGGTGTAAACCATCGCTATGGTACCTTCCCCGCTGTGTCCGCAGCATGGCGTATTTCAGCGGAACCCTTCATGCAATCTGTTTCTTTTATCAGCGACTTGAAGATCCGCGGTGGTTACGGTACGATGGGTAACTCCAACCCGATCGTGCAGTATAACAAAAACAACCAGTATACACTCTACGGTGGTAACGTAGGCAATTCGTCTTACGACATCTCCGGCAGCAACAGCTCGGCAACCACAGGTTTTTATCGCACGTCTATCGGTAACAAAGACACCAAGTGGGAAACGGCTGTTACGACCAACATCGGTATCGACGGTCAATTGTTTGGTGGCAAACTGGACGTGATCATCGATTTCTGGAAGAAAGATACCAAGGACCTCCTGTATCAACTTCCTCTGCCGGCCACCGTGGGCTACAACGCTACCCCTCCTTATGTGAACGTGGCCAAAATGCAGAACAAGGGTATCGATATCTTCTTGGGCAACAAGGGTAACATTACCTCTGGCTTGAGCTATGAAGTGAACGTGAACGGTAGCTTCCTGCACAATGAGATCACGGAGATCGGCGGCGGTCAGAAATACATGACCACTGTAAACCCTGGTTTCCGCGGCATCAACCCGATCCGCAACCAACTCGGTCAGTCGATCTCTGCCTTCTTTGGTTACCAAGTACAAGGTATCTTCCAAAGCTCGGAAGAAGTTAGCACCGCTGCCACGCAATCTGGTGCAGATATTGGTCGCTTCCGCTACAAGGACATCAACAACGACGGTGTGATCAACGATGCCGACCGGACCTTCCTCGGCAGCCCTGTGCCTAAGTTCACCGGCGGTATGAACTTCACCCTGCGTTACAAGAACTTCGACCTGACAGCGTACTTGTATACTTCGTTGGGCAACAAGATCTTCAACGTATCGCGCTGGTTCACCGATTTCTATCCTTCTTTCCAAGGTGCAGCCATCAGCAACCGCGTGAAGGATTCCTGGTCGCCGACCAACACCGGAGCGACTATTCCGATCTTCGAATCGGCTTCCAACTTCAGCACGAACACACAATCCAGTTCGTTCTATGTTGAAAACGGTTCTTACCTGCGTCTGCAGAACGTTACATTAGGCTACAACCTGCCTACTGCATTGCTGGAGAAATTCAAGATGACCAAGCTCCGGTTCTTTGTTTCGGCCAACAACTTGTTCACCATCACCGGCTACAACGGTCTCGACCCTGCGGTAGGTGGTGCTGCTGATACCAACTTCGGTATTGACGTTGGAAACTATCCCGTAACAAGAGGTTATACAGGTGGTTTAAACCTGGCGTTCTAA